The sequence GGCGCGCCAGCACCCGGCACGGTCCGCCAGATAGGGGCCGGCCAGCGGGATCACGGTGCCCGCGACGGTCAGCGTCGCGCCGAGGCCGGCGCAGGCCGGCGAGATCGTCGTACCGAGCCGGGACCAGTCGTGTCCGTACCAGCGGGCGACCACGGCCACGATCTTGGACGCGCTGTAACCGGCGCCGAGGACGGTGCCCATCCCCATCATCAGCAGCCCGGCGCGCAGGTGGCCCTTCACGTGCCGGGCCCAGCCCAGGGACCGGTACGCGGCGACCACGACGGCCGTGAGGTGGGCGACGAGATACAGGACGATCATCTCGGCGGTGTACGGCGTGGTGGCGTAGTAGGTGTCGAAGTCCGTCCGGCGTTCCACCGACGCGTGCCCCAGGGCGAACATGACGCCGATGGCGCCGAGGACACCCGCGTACCCGAGGATCCAGCGCCGGGCGGTCCGGGCCGTTTCCGGGCCGCCGCGCCAGTACACGATGAGGACCAGGGAGGCGGCGCTGTAGGCCGTGATGGCCGCGTAGGTCAGGGGGGCCGCCAGGTTCGGCACGCCGCTGACGGAGTTGATGAATCCGACCGTGCTGGGTGCGCCGAACAGGAAACACAGCGAGGCAAAGGCCAGAACGCTGCTGATGGCGAGCAGAAACGGATCGCGTCGTTGCCGTACGAGGTCGGGTATTTTGGCGAGCAGGCCCAGCCACAGAATTCCGCAACTCATATAGTTGATCAAGTCGCTCATCTGTTGGTCCCGCGGTAATTGAGAGCCGCCCCGATGCGTCCGGCGAGGTCATTCGTGGTGGCGGTCTGCGCCGCGTAGACGGAATCGGGAGAGGCTTTCAGCCAGGGCCGCAGTCTGTCGCCGATCAGCATTCCGAACAGGTCGGCCCGCTGCTCGGCGATTTCCAGGAACCGGGTGCGTGCGGCGGTCGGCTGGGATCCTTCGCCGTCCGCCAGGGGAAAGGGATTCTCGGAGTGCGCGACGAGCGACGACGAGTCGTTGTCGGCCATGTGCCACAACTCGTGGCCCAGGATCACCAGTTTCATCCAGGGCGGGGCGCCCGCCTCGATGATGATGTCGTCGCGCGTGTCGCGTTCGATCCACAGCCCCGTGGTGGCGGTGTGCGGCGCCGGGAAATTGGCCATGTGCACCACGATCGGACGCCCTCGCCACTGCGATGCCGATTCGACCAGAGCTTGGAGCAGCTCACCCGGATCCGCGGGAATCGGAACCCTGAGAGGTTCGATGAGCGCGTCGGCAAGCCGACGCATCTTCCTGGTCGTACGCACCATTCTCCCCGTTGGCCCTCGACTGAAGTGGAAGGAGCCGCGGTCGGGCCGGTCCGCAGCTCAACGTGGCGTGGCGGTCACGTGTCGTCGCAAATATGCCAAGCCCCTGACGCTTCAGCCACCCTCAGTGTTTAACCGAGCACGGGAGGAATGGGATGTAACACGGAAACAGGGTGATCCAAGGCTTGACGAATGGCCAAAACGGCACACTCGCACGCCACTTGGGCCCGACCTCCCGTAGAGCGCTCTCAGATTGCGCCGCTACGCCACTTCATTGGCTTCGTCCTGTGGGCGGGTGATTCTCTCCGCCCAGTACAGGAGACCCTCCAGCGCCCCGTCCGGCATGCTCGGGGCCCGCCGCGCCAGGCGGTACATCGCCTGGGTCCGCAGTGGTCCGAGCGGGTCCGACTTGCGCTCCAGCTCCAGCAGCACCGGGGCGAGAGCGAGGTTGAGGGCGGTCGGCTCGTCCGTGGTGAAGAACCCCGGGGTGAGATTGAAGAACTGACGCAGCCGTTCGGCCGCCTCCAGTCCGGGCAGGCCCCTCTTGTACCACTCGCTGAGCGTTTGCCGGGTGACGCCCGCGATGGCGGCGAGCTCCTGCTGGGAGTACGGCTTGCCGTCCTTGCGCAGATAGTGCGCACGGAGGAAATCCAGCCGCCCGCGCACCCGCTCGGGCACCGAGGTCTCCTCCGCGCGGCCGCCCTCCAGGAGGGCGGTGACGACCTGCGGTTCGATGCCCGTCTGCTGGGACAACGCGGCGACATCCACGGCCTCGACCGCCGTGAGTCGTTCCGGCTGCCCGGCCACGAAGGCCAGGGCCCTCAGGGTTTCGGCCAGTCTGGCATATGCGTCGTCGTGAGCCACCGAGTGTTCTCCGGGGGGCGTCGTCCGTTGTGATGCTGAAGCAGACGTGAGGGTATCCGGTCATCTTCCAGACAACCAGAGCGTGGGCTCTATCTGCATACCAATGCAGAAGATCTTGACAATCGAAGAGCGGCGGTAGCAGGATCACCGAACACCTGCGATGGCGGTTCGCCCGTGCCGATGGGACTTCAGGCCCTCAACGCCGCTTACGGCCCGTGCCCATCGCCTGCCGCCCTCCGCCTCCGCCTTCCCCACGGTCTCGGATCAGCCGGCGTACAGGTGCTCTGCAAGGCTGACCGATTCCCCGCTCGCCCCACTCAGGGCTGTGGGCTGCGCGCCCGAGCTCCGGAAGGAAGAACATGGACGCCCTGGTTCTGACGCAACGTCACGTCGGGAAGATAGTCGAGCTCTGCGGCCGTGACCTCTTCGCCGATCTGGTCATCGACCGACTGCACCGGGCCCTGGCCGAAAAGGGCAAGGGCGCCGCACCCGCCCGGGCCGGCTTCAGCCGCTGCCCCGGGGACACCGGAGCGATCGAGTGGATGCCGTACCACATACCCGGCGACTGCATGACCCTCAAGACGGTCTCCTACACGCCCACCCGCACGACGAAGCGTCAGTACTTACCCGTCATCAACGGAACACTCACCCGCTTCGACGACGAGACGGGGCGGCTGACCGCGGTCTGCGACGCGCGGCTGCTCACCGCGGTGCGCACGGGCGCGGCCTCCGCCGTGGCCAGCCGGATGCTGGCGCTGCCGGAGAGCCGGGTGCTGGGGCTGGTGGGGGCGGGCGCCCAGGCGGTGACCCAGGCCCACGCCCTGAGCAGGGTCTTCCCTCTGGAGAAGATCCTCGTCCACGACATCGAGCCGGGCCACGCGGCCTCCTTCGCGGACCGCGTGCGCTTCCTGGACCTGGAGGTGCGCCCGGCCGATCCCGCGGAGCTGGTCGCCTCGGCCGACATCATCTGCACCGCTACCACCGTCGCGGTCGGGGCGGGCCCCGTGCTGTCCGCCGACGGAATCCAGCCCCATGTGCACATCAACGCGATCGGGGCCGACTTCGTCGGCAAGACCGAGCTGCCCCTCCCACTGCTGCGCGAGGCACTCGTCGTACCCGACCATCTGGACCAGGCACGGCACGAAGGCGAGTGCCAGCAGCTGTCCGAGCCCGAGATCGGGCCCCGGCTGTCGGCCGTGTGCTCGCACCCCGAACGCTGGGCGCCGTACCGGCACCGGATGACGGTCTTCGACTCCACCGGTTACGCGCTGGAGGACCATGTGGCCCTGGACGTCCTGATCCAGCTGGCGGCGGAGACGGGCGTCGGCGAACGCATGCTCATGGAGCACCTCCCGGTCGACGCCCTGGACCCCTACACCTTCGCCGACTGAACGGCTGGACGACTCAGCGGCTCCACACCGGGCGCGCCCACGGGTACCGGGTCAGGCGCGCCGGACGCTCTGCCGCCCCGCGTGGCTGTCGACCTGCTCCGACGTGATGATCATCTCCACCAGGTCGGCGAGGGTGGCCAGCTGACGGGCGTTCATCTGCGGGGCGCGCGCGGCCAGCCGGACCAGTCCGCACTCGCGCAGCCGCAGCAGCGGGTCCGCCTCCGCCTCCAGGCCCTGCAGGACGGGCTGCAACGCCTCGTGGAGCGCCTCCGGTTCGTCCGCGGCGAAGAAGCCCGCCGACAGACCGAAGAACCTGCGCAGCCGGTCGGCGTGTTCGAGGCTCGGCATGCCGCTCTTGCGCCACTCGCTCAGCCACTGCCGGCTGGTTCCGGCGATCCTGGCCAGCTCGTCCAGCGAGTACCGCTTGCCGTCGGGGCGGCGCCGGGTCTCCCTGATGAAGTCCAGCCGCTGCCGCACCCGTTCGGCGAGGCACGCCTCAGGTGCCCGGCCGCCCGAGAGCAGCTCGACGACGACACCTACGGGAATGCCGGTGCGATGGGAGAGGTCCGCCACATCCAGGACCTCCGGCAGCCGGCCGGGTCGGCCGGTCAACTCCCCCAACCGCTCCAGCGCAGCGGCCAGCGGGGCATAGACGTCACTCACCGCGGTCCCCCCCCTGGGCGTGTCGTCCGTTCGGTGCTGAGCTGACGCGAGGCTACCCGGTCACTCGTGCCCCGACCAGATGTGACAAGGACGCCTGCTGAATTAGGCAGTAATCGTTGACAGTTGAGGGCGCGGTGGGTGAGGATCTAGGCACAGAGAGCAAGATCGACCCGCCTCGGGTGCTGCCTATGGGGGAGCAGCATCCGGGGCGTTCCTCTGTCCGCCTTATCCCCACGGAGGTGAGGCGACCATGCCGCATCCCGTTCTTCTTCTCGGGGTCGGCCGGTGCGCCGCGTACGGCGAGTTCGCACTGGCGCGGATCGCGGCGGCCCACCCGGTGGTACTGGCGGGCACCGCCCCGCCCGGCTGGGCGCTTCCCTACCTGGCGGGCCATATCGCGGCCGACCCCGGGCAGGAGCCGGACGCGGCGGAGGCGGTGGCGCGGCAGGCGGCCCGGCTCGGGGTGGTCGGCGTGCTGACCTGGACCAGGGCGCGACTGCCCGCCGCCGCACGGATCGCCGCACGGCTGGGGCTGCCCGGCATCCCTCGGGAGACGGCCGCCGCCTGCGCCGATCCGGCGGCGTCACAGTCGCTGCTGGCGCGGCACGGGGTCGCGCCTGCGGGCCGGGACGACACCGAGGGACCGCTCGTCTCCGCCGAGGCCGTCGTCCTCGACGACGAGGTCCGCATCGCCGCGCTCACCCGTACGACCCCGGGTCCGCCGCCCGCCCGGCAGCCGCTGCGGCATGCCGTGCACGCCCACGACGGGCTGCTGCACAACCCGTTCCTGCGGCAGACGGTGGAGCGGACCGTCACGGCGCTGGGTCTCGCGCACACCGTCGCGCACATCGGCCTGCGGCTCACCGCCCGCGGCCCCCGCGTCACCGACGTCGTCCCGCACCTGCCCGGCGATCTGATCCCGCTGCTGGTCGAGCGGGCCACCGGTGTCGATCTGGCGCGGGCCGCCGCGGCCCTGGCCACCGGCCGGCTTCCGGACGTGGCCCCGACCCGGCAGCGGGCGGCCGCGATCCAGTTCGCCTACCCGGCCACGACCGGCCGTCTGACCCGGCTGGACCTCGACCCCGCCGTCGCGTACGAACCGTCCGCCGAGCGCATGGTCCTCACCCGGCAGACCGGCGACCAGGTCACCGCGGCCTGGCACGCGGGCCCCGCAGACCGGCTCGCGCACTGGGTGACCGAGGGCGAGGACCCACCCGAGTGCGCCCGCGCACTGCACCGGATGGCGGACTACCTGGACGTCACCGTCACCTCACAGGAAACCCGGGCCGCCTGACTCAAGAAAGCCGGCCCACCGTCCGGATCAGCCGCTCCGCGTCGCCCAGGGCGTCGATCTCGCGGCGGCTCATCGTCGGATTGGCCGCCCGGCGGCGCAGGGCCTCGGTCAGTCCGTCGTCGGTGAGGCCGCAGGAGTCGGCGAGCAGGGCCGTCAGCATGGCGAGGGCCCCGTCGGCGAGCGGTTCGCCGACGACGGCCACCTGGGCGAGGATCACCGCGGACATGCCCCAGTCGAGGGCCGGTTCCCCGTCCTCGGTGTTCGACCAGTCGATGACCCGGGGCCCGTCCGAGGTCAGCATCACGTTGTCCGGATGCAGGTCGAGGTGGAGCACTCGCGCGTCCGGCGCGGCCGCGTCCCGGCCCGGTACGGCATGCAGCCGCCGCAGCAGCCCGGCCAGCAGCGTGCCCCCTTCCGCCGCGCCGATCCGGCCCTCGGCCAGCGCGCCCAGCATCGTCGGCCCCTCCAGCCGCTCCATCACCAGGTCGGTGCGCGAGCCTGAGGGCCGCACCCGGGGCACCGGATACCCGTGCCGCCGTACGTGCTCCATCACGGCCCCCTCGGCGGCCGCGTCCCCCCAGCCGTCGCGGTCCCGGCGCAGCACCCAGCCTTCGTCGATCTCGTACACATCGGCCGAACGGCCCGATCCCAGCAGTCTCCCCGTCACCGTCATGACCGTGACCCTAGTCACCGCTCCCGTGTGCCCACAGCCACCCCTCGGCCCGCGCACGGCTGCCGGTAAAGTGAGCGGGTCGTCATCACACCCGTACAGGGGGAAGCCGGTGCAATTCCGGCGCTGACCCGCAGCCGTGAACCGTCCCCCGGGCGGTGAGCCGGACCGCCCCGTACGGACGTTGACCGGCTCGCGTGCGCGGCGGCCCGTCGCGCACGGCACCGTCGAGGTTTACGGAGCCGAGCCGCCCGGGGGTTCCCGTGCGCTGCCGGTTCCCCACAGGGAGAGGCAGTCGCCGACCATGAACGTCCGCCGCAGTGCCGCGGCTCTCGCCGCCATAGGCGTGCTGGCCGCCGCCGCACCCGCCACGGCCGCAGGCCCGTCCCCCTCCCCGAAGGTGGCCGTCCCGTCCGGACTGTTCGGCAAGGGCGACCCGACGTACGACGGGGTGTGGCGCCAGTCGTTCGCCCTGCTCGCGCAGCACACGCTCGGCGAGCGTCCCTCCGCCTCGGCCATCAACTGGCTGGTCGGGCAGCAGTGCGACGACGGATTCTTCCCGGCCTTCCGCGCGGACCCGTCCAAGCCCTGCCTGGGCAAGGACGGCGCCCAGGCCGACATCGACGCCACGGCCGCCGCCATCCAGGCACTGCAGGCGCTCGGCGAGCACGACGGCGAGGTCCACAGGGCGGTGGGCTGGCTGAAGGGGATGCAGAACAAGGACGGCGGCTTCGGCTTCTCCATCGAACAGCCCAGCGACACCAACCACACCGCCGACGTCATCGGCGCGCTCTCCGTAGCCGGTGAGAACGTCACCGCGCTGCGTTCCGAGGGCAAGACCCCGCTCGAAGCGCTGTCCGAGTTGTCCATCCCCTGCTCGGCGGACGGCGGCGGCGCGTTCGCCTACCAGCCGGACAAGAAGGGCAAGTTGGCCGCCAACGCGGACGCGACGGCGGCCGGGGTGCTGGGCGCGCTCGGCAAGGGTTTCGTGATCGAGCCCGGCAAGGCCCGCGACAAGGCGCCCGCCTGTACGGCCTCCGGCAAGCCCACCCCGGCGCAGCTGGCGGACAACGCCTCCGCGTACCTCGCCCGCACCCTCGCCAAGACCGGCCACCTCACGTCCTCCCTGGCGGGCGCCAAGGACCAGCCCGACTACGGCAACACCGCGGACGCGGTCGTCGCACTCGCCGCGACCGGTTCGACTGCGCAGGCGAAGAAGTCGTACGCATGGCTGGAGAAGAACGCGGGGAACTGGGCCGAGCAGAGCGGTCCGGCCGCCTACGCCGAGCTGATCTTCGCCGCGCACGCGATCGGCGCGGACCCGCACGACTTCGGCGGTACGGACCTGGTCCGGGCGCTCGACGCGACGGGACCGGCGACGCAGACGGCGAAGGCGACGCATTCCGAGGCGAAGCAGGGCAAGCACGACTCGGGGACGAAGGTCTGGTGGATCGTCGGCGTGGGCCTGGTCGCCGGCATCGGCATCGGCTTCCTGCTCAGCGGCCGCCGGAAGCGGCAGCAGCCGTGAGCGCCGTCCGCCGTGCCGCTGCCCTGCTCGTCGCCGCGTTCGTCCTCGTGGCCGGTGCCGCGCAGGCGCAGGCCGCCGCTTACCGCTACTGGTCGTTCTGGGAGCGGGACGGCGGCCGCTGGACGTACGCCACCGAGGGCCCCTCGACCGCCCGGCCCGACGACGGTGCCGTCCAGGGCTTCCGCTTCGCGGTGAGCGAGGACTCCGCGGACGCGAGCCGGCCGCGCGGCACGGCGGACTTCGCCACGATCTGTGCGGGGACGCCCGCGAAGCCGGGTACGAAGCGGGTGGCTCTCGTCATCGACCCCGGCACGGAAGCGGACGCGCCGTCCGGCGAGACACCGCCCACCCGCCGCACGGCCTGTGCCCGCGTCGCCCCCGACGCGACGACGGCCGAGGCGCTGGCGAAGGTGGCGGATCCCCTGCGCTACGACACGAACGCCCTGCTGTGTGCGATCTCCGGGTATCCGCGCAAGGGGTGCGGAGAGTCTGCCGACGGCACGGCGAAGAAGGGGGCGCAGAAGAAGGAGTCTGACGGTGGTCCTTCGCTGGGGCTGCCGATCGGTGTGGGCGTGGTCGTACTCCTGGCGGTCGCGGCGGTGTGGCAGTCGCGGCGGCGCGGGAATGCGTAGCGGTGGTGAGCCGGAGCGCCGTTGGCCCTCGGACCGTCGTCCGACTGCGGGTCCGCGGTGGCTGGTCGCGCAGTTCCCCGCGCTCCTGGGGAGTCGCAGTCGCCGCGGCCGTACAGCGCACCCCATGGGGGAGGCACCCCGCCGGCGCGGGCGAGCGATGCCGACCCCCGGCCGGCGCCAACGCCGCGAGCCGCTCCACCCCGGTGCCTGGTGGCTCTGGTCCCTCGGCCTCGGCACAGCGGCCACCCGGACCACCAACCCCCTCCTCCTCACCCTCCTCATAGCCGCCGCCGGCTACGTCGTGGCCACCCACCGCTCCGCCGCCCCCTGGTCCCGCTCCTACACCGCCTTCGCCAGACTCGCCGCCGCCGTCCTCCTCATCCGCCTCGCCTTCACGGTCGTCCTCGGCTCCCCCATCCCCGGCACCCACACCCTGTTCACCCTCCCCGAAGTCCCCCTCCCCCACTGGGCACAGGGCATCCGCCTGGGCGGCGAGGTCACCGCGGAAGCGCTCCTCTTCTCCGGGTACAACGGCCTGCGGCTGGCCGCCCTGCTCATCTGCGTCGGCGCCGCGAACGCCCTCGCCAGCCCGGCCCGACTCCTGAAGTCCCTGCCCGGCGCCCTGTACGAGGCGGGCGTGGCCGTCGTCGTCGCGCTCACCTTCGCGCCCCATCTCATCGCCGACGTCCAGCGGTTGCGCGCCGCCCGCCGGCTGCGCGGCCGCCCGGACCGGGGGGTGCGGGGCCTGCTGCAGGTGGGACTGCCGGTGCTGGAGGGCGCGCTGGAGCGTTCGGTCGCCCTCGCCGCCGCGATGGACGCACGGGGGTACGGCCGGACCGCCGAGGTCCCCGCCTCCGTGCGCCGTACGACGAGCGCGCTCACGCTGGGCGGTCTGCTCGGCGTGTGCGCGGGGACGTACGGGCTGCTCACCGCGGAGGGCGGCACCTACGGGCTGCCGGTGCTGTGCGCCGGGGTAGCCGCCGCGCTCGCGGGCCTGCGCCTGGGCGGCCGCCGCGCCTCGCGCACCCGGTACCGCCCGGAGCCCTGGGGCGTGCGCGCCTGGCTCGTCGCGGGCTCGGGCGCCGCCGTCGCCGCGCTGCTCACGCTCGCCTCCGTGCGCGATCCGGGCGCGCTGAACCCGGGAGTGGTCCCCCTGGTGGCCCCTTCCCTGCCCCTCTGGCCGGCCGCGGCCGTGCTGCTCGCGCTGCTGCCCTCCTTCGTCGTACCCAAAGACCCCAAGGCCCCCCGAGACCCCAAGGAGCCGTCGTGATCCGCTTCGAGGAGGTCGGCGTCACCTATGAGGGCGCGGCCGAACCGGCCGTCCAGGGCGTGGACTTCGAGGTCCCCGAGGGCGAACTCGTGCTGCTCGTGGGCCCGTCCGGGGTCGGCAAGTCGACCGTGCTGGGCGCGGTCAGCGGGCTGGTCCCGCACTTCACCGGCGGCACCTTGCGCGGCCGGGTCACGGTGGCCGGCCGGGACACCCGTACCCACAAGCCGCGCGAACTCGCCGACGTGGTCGGCACGGTGGGCCAGGACCCGCTCGCGCACTTCGTGACGGACACGGTGGAGGACGAACTCGCCTACGGCATGGAGTCGTTGGGGCTCGCCCCGGAGGTGATGCGGCGCCGGGTGGAGGAGACCCTGGACCTGTTGGGCCTCGCCGACCTGAGGGACCGCCCCATCGCCACGCTCTCCGGCGGGCAGCGGCAGCGGGTCGCGATCGGTTCGGTCCTCACCCCGCACCCTCGGGTGCTGGTGCTGGACGAGCCGACCTCGGCGCTCGACCCGGCCGCGGCGGAGGAGGTCCTGGCCGTGCTGCAGCGCCTGGTCCACGACCTCGGCACGACGGTGCTGCTGGCCGAGCACCGCCTGGAACGCGTGATCCAGTACGCCGACCGGGTCGTCCTGCTGCCCGCTCCCGGCGCCGCTCCGCTGTTCGGCGACCCGGCCGAGGTGATGGCCGTCTCGCCGGTGTACCCACCGGTGGTGGACCTGGGCCGCCTGGCGGGCTGGTCCCCACTGCCCCTGACCGTCCGCGACGCCCGCCGCCGCGCAACCGAACTACGCGAACGCCTGGCCGACGCGGCTGCGGGCAATCGTGGCCGGCGCGGGCAAGCGACCCCACCCGCGCCCAGCACCAGCACCCCGATACCTTCACCCCGGCGCCGCCTGTTCCGGCGTTCCGCACCCTCCGCCCCCACCCCCACCGCACCCCCGCACATCGCCGAGATCCACGCCCTGGCCGTCCGCCGAAGCCGGATCACCGCCCTCCGCCACGTCGACCTGACCGTGACCCCCGGCGAGACCATCGCACTGATGGGCCGCAACGGCGCCGGAAAGTCCACACTGCT is a genomic window of Streptomyces griseochromogenes containing:
- a CDS encoding ABC transporter ATP-binding protein, encoding MIRFEEVGVTYEGAAEPAVQGVDFEVPEGELVLLVGPSGVGKSTVLGAVSGLVPHFTGGTLRGRVTVAGRDTRTHKPRELADVVGTVGQDPLAHFVTDTVEDELAYGMESLGLAPEVMRRRVEETLDLLGLADLRDRPIATLSGGQRQRVAIGSVLTPHPRVLVLDEPTSALDPAAAEEVLAVLQRLVHDLGTTVLLAEHRLERVIQYADRVVLLPAPGAAPLFGDPAEVMAVSPVYPPVVDLGRLAGWSPLPLTVRDARRRATELRERLADAAAGNRGRRGQATPPAPSTSTPIPSPRRRLFRRSAPSAPTPTAPPHIAEIHALAVRRSRITALRHVDLTVTPGETIALMGRNGAGKSTLLGSLVGLVEPTAGTVRVGGAVPHRTPPRDLVRRVGLVPQEPRDLLYADTVAAECAAADRDAGAEPGTCRALVSELLPGITDDTHPRDLSEGQRLTLALAVVLTARPPLLLLDEPTRGLDYAAKARLVTVLRALAAEGHAIVLATHDVELAAEIAHRVVLLADGEVIADGPTAEIVVSSPSFAPQVTKILAPQQWLTVSAVREALA
- a CDS encoding phosphotransferase — protein: MTVTGRLLGSGRSADVYEIDEGWVLRRDRDGWGDAAAEGAVMEHVRRHGYPVPRVRPSGSRTDLVMERLEGPTMLGALAEGRIGAAEGGTLLAGLLRRLHAVPGRDAAAPDARVLHLDLHPDNVMLTSDGPRVIDWSNTEDGEPALDWGMSAVILAQVAVVGEPLADGALAMLTALLADSCGLTDDGLTEALRRRAANPTMSRREIDALGDAERLIRTVGRLS
- a CDS encoding energy-coupling factor transporter transmembrane component T, with the translated sequence MPTPGRRQRREPLHPGAWWLWSLGLGTAATRTTNPLLLTLLIAAAGYVVATHRSAAPWSRSYTAFARLAAAVLLIRLAFTVVLGSPIPGTHTLFTLPEVPLPHWAQGIRLGGEVTAEALLFSGYNGLRLAALLICVGAANALASPARLLKSLPGALYEAGVAVVVALTFAPHLIADVQRLRAARRLRGRPDRGVRGLLQVGLPVLEGALERSVALAAAMDARGYGRTAEVPASVRRTTSALTLGGLLGVCAGTYGLLTAEGGTYGLPVLCAGVAAALAGLRLGGRRASRTRYRPEPWGVRAWLVAGSGAAVAALLTLASVRDPGALNPGVVPLVAPSLPLWPAAAVLLALLPSFVVPKDPKAPRDPKEPS
- a CDS encoding prenyltransferase/squalene oxidase repeat-containing protein yields the protein MNVRRSAAALAAIGVLAAAAPATAAGPSPSPKVAVPSGLFGKGDPTYDGVWRQSFALLAQHTLGERPSASAINWLVGQQCDDGFFPAFRADPSKPCLGKDGAQADIDATAAAIQALQALGEHDGEVHRAVGWLKGMQNKDGGFGFSIEQPSDTNHTADVIGALSVAGENVTALRSEGKTPLEALSELSIPCSADGGGAFAYQPDKKGKLAANADATAAGVLGALGKGFVIEPGKARDKAPACTASGKPTPAQLADNASAYLARTLAKTGHLTSSLAGAKDQPDYGNTADAVVALAATGSTAQAKKSYAWLEKNAGNWAEQSGPAAYAELIFAAHAIGADPHDFGGTDLVRALDATGPATQTAKATHSEAKQGKHDSGTKVWWIVGVGLVAGIGIGFLLSGRRKRQQP
- a CDS encoding helix-turn-helix transcriptional regulator: MAHDDAYARLAETLRALAFVAGQPERLTAVEAVDVAALSQQTGIEPQVVTALLEGGRAEETSVPERVRGRLDFLRAHYLRKDGKPYSQQELAAIAGVTRQTLSEWYKRGLPGLEAAERLRQFFNLTPGFFTTDEPTALNLALAPVLLELERKSDPLGPLRTQAMYRLARRAPSMPDGALEGLLYWAERITRPQDEANEVA
- a CDS encoding ornithine cyclodeaminase family protein, giving the protein MDALVLTQRHVGKIVELCGRDLFADLVIDRLHRALAEKGKGAAPARAGFSRCPGDTGAIEWMPYHIPGDCMTLKTVSYTPTRTTKRQYLPVINGTLTRFDDETGRLTAVCDARLLTAVRTGAASAVASRMLALPESRVLGLVGAGAQAVTQAHALSRVFPLEKILVHDIEPGHAASFADRVRFLDLEVRPADPAELVASADIICTATTVAVGAGPVLSADGIQPHVHINAIGADFVGKTELPLPLLREALVVPDHLDQARHEGECQQLSEPEIGPRLSAVCSHPERWAPYRHRMTVFDSTGYALEDHVALDVLIQLAAETGVGERMLMEHLPVDALDPYTFAD
- a CDS encoding helix-turn-helix domain-containing protein, with translation MSDVYAPLAAALERLGELTGRPGRLPEVLDVADLSHRTGIPVGVVVELLSGGRAPEACLAERVRQRLDFIRETRRRPDGKRYSLDELARIAGTSRQWLSEWRKSGMPSLEHADRLRRFFGLSAGFFAADEPEALHEALQPVLQGLEAEADPLLRLRECGLVRLAARAPQMNARQLATLADLVEMIITSEQVDSHAGRQSVRRA
- a CDS encoding SCO2322 family protein — translated: MSAVRRAAALLVAAFVLVAGAAQAQAAAYRYWSFWERDGGRWTYATEGPSTARPDDGAVQGFRFAVSEDSADASRPRGTADFATICAGTPAKPGTKRVALVIDPGTEADAPSGETPPTRRTACARVAPDATTAEALAKVADPLRYDTNALLCAISGYPRKGCGESADGTAKKGAQKKESDGGPSLGLPIGVGVVVLLAVAAVWQSRRRGNA
- a CDS encoding MAB_1171c family putative transporter; its protein translation is MSDLINYMSCGILWLGLLAKIPDLVRQRRDPFLLAISSVLAFASLCFLFGAPSTVGFINSVSGVPNLAAPLTYAAITAYSAASLVLIVYWRGGPETARTARRWILGYAGVLGAIGVMFALGHASVERRTDFDTYYATTPYTAEMIVLYLVAHLTAVVVAAYRSLGWARHVKGHLRAGLLMMGMGTVLGAGYSASKIVAVVARWYGHDWSRLGTTISPACAGLGATLTVAGTVIPLAGPYLADRAGCWRAYARLGPLDRELTEVLTRESLRAPRPFWPSGTRWLTWRQTAIYNGLYYLERYFDQGLYRETYFDQLHTAGDAQRAEAVAWAAAITAATQAASERENGFTAAGETGPLPDRPDLPVLLCIADALADCEGMVALSLHEGAAPAESV
- a CDS encoding toxin, whose amino-acid sequence is MRRLADALIEPLRVPIPADPGELLQALVESASQWRGRPIVVHMANFPAPHTATTGLWIERDTRDDIIIEAGAPPWMKLVILGHELWHMADNDSSSLVAHSENPFPLADGEGSQPTAARTRFLEIAEQRADLFGMLIGDRLRPWLKASPDSVYAAQTATTNDLAGRIGAALNYRGTNR